In one window of Methanosarcina vacuolata Z-761 DNA:
- the rsmA gene encoding 16S rRNA (adenine(1518)-N(6)/adenine(1519)-N(6))-dimethyltransferase RsmA, whose translation MVRSLLKKYNIKGGTFDQHFLVDAGYLDRIVAASELGPEDVVLEIGAGIGNLTERLAKKAKKVIAVELDPVLVRVLHDRFDKIENIEIIAGDALKIKLPEFDKVVSNLPYSISSEITFKLLRHKFKLGILMYQYEFAARMVSSPNCKDYSRLTVDTCYFADASILMKVPKNAFQPAPEVDSAVIKLVPRPAPFEVKDQAFFMDFVAAVFSQRRKKLRNAVLNMNHVLEIPSIKEVIAQLPEDMMSKRAENLTPEELAKVANQIIDLKTSLLANELKGQ comes from the coding sequence CTGGTTCGTTCTCTTCTTAAAAAATATAATATAAAAGGAGGCACTTTTGATCAGCATTTTCTGGTCGATGCAGGCTATCTGGACAGAATAGTGGCTGCTTCTGAGCTTGGGCCTGAGGATGTAGTTCTTGAAATCGGTGCAGGTATCGGAAACCTGACTGAAAGGCTTGCAAAAAAGGCAAAAAAAGTAATCGCAGTTGAACTTGACCCTGTCCTTGTCAGAGTTCTCCATGACCGTTTCGATAAAATCGAAAATATTGAGATTATTGCAGGAGATGCACTGAAAATCAAGCTCCCAGAATTTGATAAGGTCGTCTCTAACCTTCCCTATTCCATCTCTTCAGAGATAACTTTCAAGCTTCTTCGCCATAAATTCAAACTTGGCATTCTCATGTACCAGTATGAGTTTGCAGCCAGGATGGTTTCCTCGCCCAATTGCAAGGATTACTCGCGCCTTACAGTTGATACCTGTTATTTTGCTGATGCCTCTATTTTGATGAAAGTCCCAAAAAATGCTTTCCAGCCGGCACCTGAGGTTGATTCTGCAGTTATCAAACTTGTTCCCCGCCCTGCACCATTCGAAGTCAAAGACCAGGCTTTTTTCATGGATTTTGTGGCCGCAGTCTTCAGCCAGCGCCGGAAAAAACTGAGAAATGCGGTTCTGAACATGAACCATGTACTCGAGATTCCCAGCATTAAAGAAGTAATTGCCCAGCTCCCAGAGGATATGATGAGTAAACGTGCTGAAAACTTGACTCCTGAAGAGCTTGCAAAAGTTGCAAATCAAATAATTGATTTAAAGACATCACTTCTTGCGAACGAGTTAAAAGGACAGTAA